In one window of Tubulanus polymorphus chromosome 3, tnTubPoly1.2, whole genome shotgun sequence DNA:
- the LOC141902790 gene encoding uncharacterized protein LOC141902790 isoform X2 yields MLNVEQLIVHVGTNNMTRDVPLEIVLRRHVELIRLLLYKCTGTIIVPALFPRCDDFDADTKIFHYNEMLHRECFTLGVKFVDFHFSRDLLSPTDLLHPSRKGNQFINNRIMELLLLKDEDEMLLQNHQLL; encoded by the exons atgctgaatgtgGAACAACTAATCGTCCATGTTGGAACAAATAATATGACGCGTGATGTCCCGCTTGAGATTGTTCTGCGAAGACACGTTGAATTAATTCGATTGTTGCTCTATAAATGTACTGGGACCATCATTGTACCAGCTCTTTTTCCTCGATGTGATGA tttcGATGCTGACacaaagatatttcattacaATGAAATGCTGCACCGCGAATGCTTTACACTTGGTGTAAAGTTCGTTGATTTTCACTTCTCAAGAGATCTCCTTTCACC GACTGACTTGTTACACCCCAGCCGTAAGGGAAATCAGTTCATAAATAACAGGATAATGGAACTACTGctattgaaagatgaagatgaaat GTTACTgcaaaatcatcagttattgtGA
- the LOC141902790 gene encoding uncharacterized protein LOC141902790 isoform X1 translates to MEVVYYRIEKVKMLNVEQLIVHVGTNNMTRDVPLEIVLRRHVELIRLLLYKCTGTIIVPALFPRCDDFDADTKIFHYNEMLHRECFTLGVKFVDFHFSRDLLSPTDLLHPSRKGNQFINNRIMELLLLKDEDEMLLQNHQLL, encoded by the exons ATGGAAG TTGTATATTACAGAATTGAAAAAgtgaagatgctgaatgtgGAACAACTAATCGTCCATGTTGGAACAAATAATATGACGCGTGATGTCCCGCTTGAGATTGTTCTGCGAAGACACGTTGAATTAATTCGATTGTTGCTCTATAAATGTACTGGGACCATCATTGTACCAGCTCTTTTTCCTCGATGTGATGA tttcGATGCTGACacaaagatatttcattacaATGAAATGCTGCACCGCGAATGCTTTACACTTGGTGTAAAGTTCGTTGATTTTCACTTCTCAAGAGATCTCCTTTCACC GACTGACTTGTTACACCCCAGCCGTAAGGGAAATCAGTTCATAAATAACAGGATAATGGAACTACTGctattgaaagatgaagatgaaat GTTACTgcaaaatcatcagttattgtGA